A genomic window from Triticum urartu cultivar G1812 chromosome 7, Tu2.1, whole genome shotgun sequence includes:
- the LOC125525167 gene encoding uncharacterized protein LOC125525167, with product MEPRLILLKANTINAAAEEIVGILEGTTKHERNIFFRGWQGLGASTVLRVVAQRLKSSAAQEMKFQKVVHVDCSLWQSMRALQRAIAEELELPQSVMSMFDQHDEEDDFNGIDQGSRGVISDVTGEIFRKLYNSTFVVIFHNGNNHYIDLYECGLPITTFLSNKVLWTWGRRLRLYNEEEEDEFEKTASKADIDMGGQELRRNVLHEEAAKYIDILEPGTVVECFQYVWARKRAGCIDWRMHASNYWICDGIILEEGNPSAWEVGDALERYIYLDWIMEEDNPSEDEDEDEDAIDAYISGPNDRWVSATHQPLIHDDIGVLPLRATSFLLLADKSNGRRVKPLLSVVMFPDNNRLRVLHLSWCTFNFTSPPFLCCSHLRFLLLDHCTDIKDEEHKSKNQNGSCFQKLWVLDLRYTDWYSEKMMCLMDELRELNVEGVRDWRVVDLCGSKTRLVKLRVEADPDTATEITMHKPVPNMSNANHLKTIILESCVGLEQVVPDVLPPLLESFSFTVDDDAIAKISSISFQGLAKLKSVLLRGLMESLEELDLSGTAVKTLDLREVVARNLKQLIMLGCQKLQAIQWPRIGERPWWLEVLRVDTVQSGSSGQGNCEEKSKETIAATGSSQNIAVVAMKQDASFDKYIYVRDGRLLRSLVPVRASFELRGGHMEMSSSPASSVAVGDRGYAQRIRHPDHYLYARDIVFQYHLHVVAANEGAIRWMWACPPAPVVDTVKDWYVHIQVEEGMKKSGLLKQEGGTQGTITGATSIPDDICRLHAKMLHVHDCLSITSIPVPRDFVWTRLEQCRVERCPNISSVFAALKGSYTNYVMFCFYHLTTFWASQLLMARYIWNWNTIWQPSEHSFRDLEFLHLDYCPRLIHVLPLSVDMTTLPHLVTLEIVCCGDIMEIFPLDPERQEKQTIINFPELKHIHLHDLPRLQHICGSRMLAPKLETIKIRGCWSLKRLPAVAKQCPEVDCEKEWWDILEWDEGDANHHPSFYKPSHSRYYKKAQLPRGTVLR from the exons ATGGAGCCAAGG CTCATCCTGCTCAAGGCAAATACCATCAATGCTGCAGCAGAAGAGATAGTTGGTATTCTGGAGGGCACGACCAAACACGAAAGAAATATCTTCTTCCGTGGCTGGCAGGGACTCGGGGCATCCACTGTTCTCAGAGTGGTTGCCCAACGCCTGAAATCATCAGCTGCTCAAGAAATGAAGTTTCAAAAGGTTGTACATGTGGATTGCTCATTGTGGCAAAGCATGAGAGCCCTGCAAAGGGCAATTGCTGAGGAGCTAGAGCTTCCCCAGTCGGTGATGTCCATGTTTGATCAGCATGATGAGGAGGATGATTTCAATGGGATAGACCAAGGCTCTAGAGGGGTAATAAGTGATGTCACAGGGGAGATCTTCAGAAAGCTTTATAACAGTACATTTGTGGTGATTTTTCACAACGGGAACAACCACTACATTGATTTGTATGAGTGTGGTCTCCCCATAACTACATTTTTGAGTAACAAGGTGTTGTGGACCTGGGGCAGGAGGCTCCGACTCTAtaacgaagaagaagaagatgaattCGAGAAAACTGCGAGTAAGGCTGATATTGACATGGGAGGTCAAGAATTGCGGAGAAATGTATTGCATGAAGAGGCCGCCAAGTACATTGATATTCTTGAGCCTGGCACAGTAGTTGAGTGCTTCCAGTACGTCTGGGCAAGAAAACGTGCCGGCTGTATTGACTGGCGAATGCATGCTTCAAACTATTGGATATGTGATGGGATTATACTAGAGGAAGGCAATCCGTCTGCATGGGAGGTTGGTGATGCTCTAGAGAGATACATCTACTTGGATTGGATTATGGAGGAAGATAATCCCAgtgaagatgaagatgaagatgaagatgcgATTGATGCTTACATTTCTGGCCCTAATGACCGTTGGGTTTCAGCCACACACCAACCCCTGATACATGATGATATTGGTGTGCTGCCTCTTCGAGCGACATCCTTCCTCCTCCTAGCAGATAAATCAAATGGTAGGAGGGTGAAGCCTCTATTATCAGTTGTCATGTTCCCAGACAACAATAGGCTGCGTGTGTTGCACCTATCTTGGTGCACCTTCAATTTTACATCTCCTCCCTTCCTCTGCTGCAGCCACCTAAGATTCCTCCTGCTGGACCATTGCACAGATATCAAAGATGAAGAGCATAAAAGCAAAAACCAAAATGGATCATGCTTCCAAAAGCTATGGGTGCTGGACCTGAGGTATACAGACTGGTACTCAGAAAAGATGATGTGTTTAATGGATGAACTCAGGGAGCTGAATGTGGAGGGAGTCAGGGACTGGAGGGTAGTTGATCTTTGTGGCAGTAAAACTAGGCTTGTCAAGCTCCGAGTAGAAGCTGACCCAGACACTGCAACTGAAATAACCATGCACAAGCCAGTCCCTAACATGTCCAACGCCAACCACCTTAAGACAATTATCCTTGAGAGTTGCGTTGGATTGGAACAAGTTGTTCCCGATGTTCTTCCCCCGTTACTTGAGTCATTTAGCTTTACTGTAGATGATGACGCTATTGCTAAGATATCCAGCATCTCCTTCCAGGGCCTCGCTAAATTGAAGAGTGTGCTGCTGAGAGGCTTGATGGAGAGCCTCGAGGAGCTGGACCTCTCAGGCACAGCAGTGAAGACCCTCGACCTTAGAGAAGTGGTAGCAAGAAACCTCAAGCAGCTCATCATGTTGGGCTGCCAGAAGTTGCAAGCAATACAATGGCCGCGAATAGGAGAAAGGCCATGGTGGTTGGAGGTGTTGCGCGTCGACACTGTACAATCCGGATCATCTGGCCAAGGCAATTGTGAAGAAAAATCCAAGGAGACTATTGCTGCTACAGGATCATCACAGAATATTGCAGTTGTTGCTATGAAACAAGATGCATCTTTTGATAAATACATCTATGTAAGGGACGGAAGGCTCCTGAGGTCACTAGTGCCTGTCAGAGCATCTTTTGAGCTTAGGGGTGGACATATGGAGATGTCATCATCACCTGCAAGTAGTGTTGCTGTTGGTGATCGTGGATATGCCCAACGAATTAGACATCCTGATCATTATTTATATGCAAGAGATATCGTATTTCAATACCACCTTCACGTTGTTGCTGCTAATGAAGGTGCAATCAGGTGGATGTGGGCTTGTCCACCTGCTCCTGTTGTTGATACAGTCAAGGATTGGTATGTCCACATACAAGTTGAAGAGGGTATGAAGAAGAGTGGCTTACTGAAGCAGGAAGGTGGCACCCAAGGAACTATTACTGGTGCTACTTCAATCCCAGATGATATATGCAGATTACATGCTAAGATGTTGCATGTGCATGATTGCTTGTCCATCACTAGCATCCCAGTCCCAAGAGATTTTGTTTGGACACGACTTGAACAGTGTCGAGTTGAGAGGTGCCCCAATATAAGCTCTGTCTTTGCTGCTCTCAAAGGAAGTTATACTAATTATGTTATGTTTTGCTTTTATCACTTGACCACATTCTGGGCATCCCAGCTCCTGATGGCGCGCTACATATGGAACTGGAATACAATATGGCAACCCAGTGAGCATTCCTTTCGAGACCTAGAATTTTTGCACCTAGACTACTGCCCAAGGCTCATACATGTGCTCCCCTTATCTGTGGATATGACTACCTTGCCTCACCTAGTGACCCTCGAGATTGTGTGCTGTGGCGATATCATGGAGATCTTCCCTCTGGATCCCGAGCGCCAAGAGAAGCAAACAATTATAAATTTCCCCGAGCTCAAGCACATCCACCTGCACGATCTCCCCAGGCTGCAGCACATCTGTGGAAGTAGGATGTTAGCACCAAAACTTGAAACTATCAAGATAAGGGGCTGTTGGAGCCTCAAGCGCCTGCCCGCCGTTGCCAAGCAATGCCCAGAGGTGGACTGCGAGAAGGAATGGTGGGACATCTTGGAGTGGGATGAGGGGGATGCAAACCACCACCCTTCGTTCTACAAGCCGAGCCACTCGAGGTACTACAAGAAGGCCCAACTGCCGAGAGGCACCGTACTCAG GTAA